One genomic segment of Chitinispirillales bacterium ANBcel5 includes these proteins:
- a CDS encoding DUF362 domain-containing protein, which produces MRSRVAIVDHSSVNTAIEQALDFLGTLSDLFRDRHVAIKPNETWASPEDTSACTQAETVRAVIKIVKSFNPYKITVTGGSGGGETDQIFEYLGIDKVLREEKVEFFDHNRGPFEKVHLRYCSTKEVVINPHIFSYDTIVSLAQHKVHKLAEVTLSMKNIAMSFPAADYYGHPRYKYKYADEVFFNDLHGFIAGMCHRFPIHLGIVTGHPAMIGTGPIGGKTFESNLVLASKDFVALDSIGAAILNRWDVAHIKKAQQIGMGNADLEKIDIVGVAFSDAVRIFNSRAEAFNT; this is translated from the coding sequence ATGAGAAGCCGGGTTGCAATAGTAGATCATTCTTCAGTGAATACGGCAATAGAGCAGGCTTTGGATTTTCTGGGTACCTTAAGTGACCTTTTCAGAGACAGACATGTGGCCATTAAGCCCAATGAAACCTGGGCATCACCTGAGGATACCAGCGCCTGCACACAGGCCGAAACGGTAAGAGCAGTGATAAAGATTGTTAAAAGCTTTAACCCCTACAAGATTACAGTCACCGGAGGTTCTGGTGGGGGCGAAACAGACCAGATTTTTGAATACCTGGGCATCGATAAAGTGTTACGTGAAGAAAAAGTCGAATTTTTTGACCATAACAGAGGGCCATTTGAAAAAGTGCATCTAAGGTACTGTTCCACAAAAGAGGTGGTTATTAATCCTCATATCTTCTCTTACGATACCATTGTCTCCCTCGCTCAGCACAAAGTCCATAAACTGGCTGAAGTGACGCTGAGTATGAAAAATATCGCCATGTCTTTCCCTGCCGCAGATTACTACGGGCATCCCCGATATAAGTATAAGTATGCAGATGAAGTTTTCTTTAATGATCTTCATGGATTTATTGCCGGGATGTGCCACCGTTTCCCCATACACCTGGGAATAGTAACCGGTCATCCGGCAATGATTGGCACAGGACCAATAGGGGGCAAAACGTTTGAATCTAACCTGGTACTGGCTTCAAAGGATTTCGTCGCTCTTGATAGCATTGGAGCTGCTATTCTCAACAGGTGGGATGTGGCTCACATTAAAAAGGCTCAGCAGATTGGGATGGGTAATGCCGATTTAGAGAAAATTGACATTGTGGGTGTAGCATTTAGTGATGCTGTCAGGATATTTAATAGTAGAGCAGAAGCCTTCAATACCTAA
- a CDS encoding penicillin-binding transpeptidase domain-containing protein, with amino-acid sequence MAVPTSEEMVSDQLKDFNVEVKDTSQCSATKEDEKSILSFFSFLRSEKNEEIPPRVYDFESVSKLLNEHKLNPSPVHTIYDNNDTLTFKTSIDTALQNYGTRLMQRYRPRYGAIVAIDPVTGRVLALVSYTNEGEKDLGDHLYLSSIFPAASVFKAVTAAAAIENGGLTPLSRIVHTGRNHSLYRSQLAPQLSNFTEFTLRRAFALSVNPAFGRLALFKMDEGALNEYGNRFGYNQTVPFELSAEASEMFPTDCDFTIAQLASGYNRETSLSPLLGALMASAISENGRMPYPTIVDSVVNVSSDSTVYHRESKTWLNPVDSVTAFYLRDLMESVPASGTARRSFRVIRQSPRFNVFQYGGKTGNMRKRGIGRTDWFVGFTRHPYNTDQRLAVAVVTTHTPYWTVQSSFIASELKRIFMRNAQERQRESELERELIATGPR; translated from the coding sequence ATGGCTGTTCCGACTTCTGAAGAGATGGTATCGGATCAGTTAAAGGATTTTAATGTCGAAGTAAAGGATACATCCCAATGCTCTGCTACCAAAGAGGATGAAAAATCTATACTAAGTTTTTTTTCTTTTCTGAGAAGTGAGAAAAACGAAGAAATTCCTCCTCGGGTTTATGACTTTGAATCCGTTTCAAAACTGCTCAATGAACACAAGTTGAATCCATCACCGGTTCATACGATATACGATAATAACGATACTCTTACTTTTAAAACAAGCATTGATACAGCTCTGCAAAACTATGGCACCAGACTTATGCAGCGCTACCGTCCCCGTTACGGAGCAATCGTAGCCATTGACCCGGTTACTGGAAGAGTGCTTGCTCTGGTCTCGTACACCAATGAAGGCGAAAAGGACTTGGGAGACCACCTTTATCTTAGTAGTATTTTTCCTGCAGCTTCAGTGTTTAAAGCAGTTACTGCCGCTGCTGCCATAGAAAATGGCGGACTTACACCTTTGAGTAGAATTGTACATACCGGAAGAAATCACTCTCTGTACCGGTCCCAGCTTGCACCACAACTAAGCAATTTTACCGAATTTACCCTTCGAAGAGCTTTTGCCTTATCGGTAAATCCTGCTTTTGGCAGGCTTGCTTTGTTTAAAATGGATGAAGGGGCATTAAATGAGTATGGAAATCGTTTCGGTTACAATCAAACGGTTCCTTTTGAGCTCTCAGCAGAAGCTTCCGAAATGTTTCCCACCGACTGCGACTTTACTATAGCACAACTTGCATCAGGCTACAACCGTGAAACATCACTTTCACCCCTTTTAGGCGCATTGATGGCAAGTGCTATATCAGAAAACGGCCGTATGCCTTATCCAACAATTGTAGACAGTGTGGTGAATGTTAGCTCAGATTCTACTGTGTATCACCGAGAATCAAAAACCTGGCTCAATCCGGTTGACTCTGTTACGGCATTTTATCTTCGGGATCTTATGGAAAGTGTACCTGCTTCCGGTACTGCACGCCGCTCCTTTAGAGTAATCAGACAATCCCCCCGCTTCAATGTGTTTCAGTATGGCGGTAAAACCGGCAACATGAGAAAACGGGGAATTGGCCGTACAGACTGGTTTGTTGGTTTTACCAGACATCCATATAATACAGACCAGAGACTGGCAGTCGCAGTGGTTACAACCCACACCCCTTACTGGACCGTTCAATCAAGCTTTATAGCCTCCGAGCTGAAACGAATCTTTATGAGAAATGCCCAGGAGCGCCAAAGAGAAAGTGAACTGGAAAGAGAGCTTATAGCTACAGGTCCCCGATAA
- a CDS encoding ATP-binding protein gives MLGNYYPDQLSEDQLYQSYKLIPYGLGSSIVMATIVAALHWYLVPQVIVFVWFALTFIIVLVRSFLQVWFYKTRKRAGINFKKWHRRYILSLFAAGFVWGNAAMFANFHQSDKHQILVAFVLGGLAAGAASASSMFKYSFYFFAVPLLFPLIVYFLISEDGVDRTMGVITILYFVFISFTSRNIFKTTVESLIFKYQNKDLVNELHRSNQFALNKVEELKQEIEARKSMQGELEILSKSLEEKVHQRTQMLNETNSVLQMEVSEKIKAEKALKKNEWKFRSMFETAQEGIWVFNSNCRLRYVNEKMAHMLGYTQLEMINHHRRFFLHHPPQTGGNSLLFKEGIRQITLKKKDGREFWVLESVSFLPGPNEQSKMILGMVTEITERIKKEKKIEELNSQLKEVNKELDAFTYSVSHDLRAPLRTIFGFSEILIEDYGDKFDETGRMYIDHLQKAANRMKSLIDDLLLLSRVSKSDMKRLRVDLSKIAKEIIATLKTEYPNRKVEYQVEDNLIALCDSGLIKIVLENLINNAWKFTSERETAKIEIGSITEEGKNVYFVKDNGAGLDMTFEQKLFKPFQRLHPSTRFSGTGVGLATVKRIITRHRGTIWVQSEIDRGTTFYFTLDG, from the coding sequence ATGTTGGGTAATTACTATCCTGATCAATTATCCGAAGACCAGCTCTACCAGTCATATAAGCTAATCCCCTATGGCCTGGGGTCATCAATTGTGATGGCTACTATTGTTGCCGCTCTTCACTGGTATCTTGTACCGCAGGTAATAGTATTTGTATGGTTTGCGTTAACATTCATTATTGTGTTAGTTAGATCATTTCTGCAGGTGTGGTTTTACAAGACCAGAAAAAGAGCTGGTATAAATTTTAAAAAATGGCACAGAAGGTACATTCTGAGCTTATTTGCCGCAGGCTTTGTATGGGGAAATGCCGCAATGTTTGCTAACTTTCACCAGTCTGATAAACATCAGATACTGGTGGCCTTTGTGCTTGGAGGGTTAGCTGCCGGTGCTGCAAGTGCATCTTCCATGTTTAAGTATAGTTTCTATTTCTTTGCTGTCCCCCTCCTTTTTCCTCTTATTGTTTACTTTTTAATTAGTGAGGATGGAGTAGACAGAACCATGGGGGTGATTACTATTTTGTACTTTGTTTTTATCTCTTTTACCTCAAGGAATATTTTCAAAACTACAGTAGAATCGCTAATATTTAAATATCAAAACAAAGATCTAGTCAATGAATTACACAGATCGAATCAATTTGCTCTAAATAAGGTAGAGGAATTGAAACAGGAGATAGAAGCAAGAAAATCGATGCAGGGAGAGCTTGAGATCCTTAGCAAATCACTTGAAGAGAAGGTTCATCAGCGTACACAAATGTTGAATGAAACCAACTCAGTCCTTCAAATGGAAGTATCGGAAAAGATAAAAGCAGAAAAAGCTCTCAAGAAAAATGAGTGGAAATTTCGCTCCATGTTCGAAACGGCTCAGGAAGGGATATGGGTATTTAATTCCAATTGTCGCCTGAGATATGTGAATGAAAAAATGGCCCATATGCTGGGATATACTCAGCTTGAGATGATAAATCATCATCGCCGTTTTTTCCTACACCACCCTCCGCAAACAGGTGGCAATTCTTTGCTTTTTAAGGAAGGAATACGGCAGATAACGCTTAAGAAAAAAGATGGTCGTGAATTTTGGGTTCTTGAATCAGTAAGCTTTCTTCCAGGACCAAATGAACAAAGTAAGATGATTTTAGGCATGGTAACTGAAATCACCGAAAGAATCAAAAAAGAGAAAAAGATAGAGGAGCTAAACAGCCAACTTAAGGAAGTAAATAAGGAACTTGATGCCTTTACCTATTCGGTTTCTCATGATCTTCGTGCTCCATTGCGAACTATTTTCGGTTTTTCTGAAATATTGATAGAAGACTATGGGGATAAATTTGATGAAACTGGTCGTATGTATATTGATCATTTGCAAAAGGCTGCAAACAGAATGAAATCTCTGATCGATGATTTATTATTATTGTCAAGAGTATCTAAATCTGACATGAAACGTTTGCGGGTAGATCTGTCCAAAATAGCAAAAGAGATAATCGCTACCCTAAAAACAGAATACCCAAACAGAAAAGTAGAGTATCAGGTTGAAGATAACCTCATTGCTTTATGTGATTCGGGCCTTATAAAAATTGTCCTGGAAAACCTAATCAATAATGCCTGGAAATTCACTTCAGAGAGAGAAACCGCAAAAATTGAAATCGGCTCTATAACCGAAGAAGGTAAAAACGTTTATTTTGTTAAAGATAATGGCGCTGGTTTGGATATGACTTTTGAGCAAAAATTGTTTAAACCATTCCAGAGATTGCACCCTTCAACCCGTTTTTCCGGCACTGGAGTAGGATTAGCAACAGTTAAAAGGATTATAACCAGACACAGGGGTACAATCTGGGTTCAGAGTGAAATAGATAGGGGGACAACATTTTATTTCACTCTGGATGGTTAA
- the pyk gene encoding pyruvate kinase — MIKLTRKTRIVATLGPASSSKEKLWELMKAGVNVFRINFSHGDLSTKEQLLCDIKEVSSKLEAYPALLADLQGPKIRTGKTEDNRDVYLKSHSEVVVTSENLVCDERAISVDYPTLSEEIGPGQELMVNDGHIHLKVLSLDKARNRINCLVLEGGVYSSHKGVNLPNVDLKIPALTEKDREDLQFILKHNFQYIALSFVRKAQDIKDLREIIESARSHLKIIAKIEKPEAAEHIEEILNVSDGIMVARGDLGVEMSPSLIPVVQKDLIKKANDTGKVVIVATQMLESMIKHPIPTRAESTDVANAIFDGSDAVMLSGETAVGDYAVETVKMMGRIALTAEGSSYYYKEIINLSIRDTHPPHALAEAAVWAAKDLGGVPILLFTISGDTAFYLAKLRNQSPVYAFSPNHNVVRMLSLAWNISSHYLPMAETDTSSLQLSAEEILLKKNHIQKGDLVLNLAGTTPVRGATNILRVKRVGEE; from the coding sequence ATGATTAAGCTTACCAGAAAGACCAGAATTGTTGCAACCCTGGGTCCTGCCAGTTCATCTAAAGAGAAATTATGGGAACTTATGAAGGCCGGGGTAAATGTGTTCAGGATTAATTTCTCTCATGGAGATTTAAGCACCAAAGAGCAATTGCTTTGTGATATCAAAGAGGTTTCATCAAAGCTTGAAGCTTATCCTGCGCTTTTGGCAGATCTTCAGGGACCCAAAATTCGTACCGGGAAAACAGAGGATAACAGGGATGTGTACTTAAAAAGTCATTCAGAGGTTGTGGTTACTTCAGAGAACCTTGTTTGTGATGAACGGGCCATTTCGGTAGATTATCCCACGCTCTCTGAAGAGATCGGACCGGGTCAGGAGTTGATGGTTAACGATGGCCATATTCACCTTAAGGTCCTTTCGCTGGATAAGGCAAGAAACCGAATAAATTGTTTAGTGCTCGAAGGCGGCGTTTATTCTTCCCATAAAGGTGTTAACCTGCCCAATGTGGACCTGAAGATTCCCGCTCTGACCGAAAAGGACCGGGAGGATCTTCAGTTTATTCTGAAGCACAATTTTCAGTACATAGCCCTTTCTTTTGTACGAAAAGCACAGGATATAAAAGATTTAAGAGAAATCATTGAGTCTGCCCGGTCGCATCTAAAAATAATCGCCAAAATCGAAAAACCGGAAGCCGCTGAACATATAGAAGAGATTTTAAACGTAAGTGATGGGATCATGGTTGCAAGAGGCGATTTAGGGGTAGAGATGTCCCCCTCACTGATTCCGGTAGTACAGAAAGATCTTATCAAGAAGGCAAATGATACGGGCAAAGTAGTCATTGTGGCGACCCAGATGCTTGAATCGATGATCAAGCACCCCATTCCTACGCGTGCAGAATCCACTGATGTGGCCAATGCGATCTTCGATGGAAGCGATGCGGTTATGCTTTCGGGTGAAACCGCTGTGGGGGACTACGCTGTTGAAACGGTTAAGATGATGGGCAGGATAGCCCTAACTGCAGAAGGTAGTTCCTATTACTATAAAGAAATAATCAATCTATCCATAAGGGATACACATCCTCCCCATGCTTTGGCCGAAGCGGCAGTTTGGGCCGCAAAAGATCTGGGTGGAGTTCCAATTTTGCTCTTTACCATCTCTGGTGATACTGCCTTTTATCTGGCAAAACTAAGAAATCAGTCCCCTGTGTATGCTTTTTCTCCTAATCACAATGTTGTACGAATGCTCTCTTTGGCATGGAATATCTCCTCACACTACCTGCCTATGGCCGAAACAGATACCTCGTCGCTGCAACTCTCTGCCGAAGAGATTTTGCTTAAAAAAAATCATATCCAAAAGGGAGATTTAGTGTTAAACCTTGCAGGAACGACACCTGTTAGAGGAGCGACCAACATTTTACGAGTCAAACGGGTTGGAGAGGAATAA
- a CDS encoding thioredoxin domain-containing protein — translation MKKLFKNRIILVTLFISALAALYHLSSANSPPVETNHLTIIESVDHFNDILANSQDKLIVVDLYADWCAPCRILTPLLNEIASEMQDQALFLKIDTEKHPEIMMALQADVLPMVYFVKNQQVVHALAGLHSREVYVDAIEKYSAESTEPAAHGTIRDGIRKVDANKQGDFIDIVVHRGDSIRVSFGERDYKRSLSLPALDRHFEADPGEELLLSMTIRDKSDLDLKLVEHVDGKSKVTNGNISVYDYKGQGGIQYQDISVQQALEIVNQPRTVVLDVRTNREFSHGHIENSVHIPLNELERRIEELSEYREKDLLVYCRSGNRSAVASRILLQNGFSSIFHLESGIRGWLNEGNNLAKD, via the coding sequence ATGAAAAAGCTATTTAAAAACAGAATCATACTGGTGACCTTGTTCATCTCAGCTCTTGCTGCGCTGTATCACCTGTCGTCGGCCAACTCCCCTCCGGTCGAAACAAATCATCTCACTATTATAGAAAGTGTCGATCACTTTAATGATATCCTGGCCAATTCACAAGATAAGCTGATTGTAGTGGATCTTTATGCCGATTGGTGTGCTCCCTGCAGAATCCTTACCCCTCTTCTTAACGAAATAGCCTCAGAGATGCAAGACCAGGCTTTATTTCTAAAAATTGATACCGAAAAGCACCCCGAGATCATGATGGCTCTACAGGCTGATGTGCTTCCTATGGTATATTTTGTTAAAAATCAGCAGGTTGTTCATGCATTAGCAGGGCTGCATAGTCGAGAGGTCTATGTTGATGCCATTGAAAAATACTCTGCTGAATCAACAGAACCAGCAGCCCATGGCACTATTCGTGATGGTATCAGGAAAGTAGATGCAAACAAACAAGGGGATTTCATCGATATTGTGGTTCATAGAGGGGATTCCATCAGGGTATCCTTTGGAGAACGTGATTATAAAAGATCTTTATCACTTCCCGCATTGGACCGGCATTTTGAGGCTGACCCTGGAGAAGAGCTTTTGCTCTCTATGACCATACGAGATAAGAGTGATTTAGATCTTAAACTGGTGGAACATGTCGATGGTAAAAGTAAGGTAACCAATGGAAATATAAGCGTTTACGATTATAAGGGGCAGGGTGGGATACAGTATCAGGATATATCGGTACAACAAGCCCTGGAAATAGTGAATCAACCCCGTACAGTGGTTCTTGATGTCAGAACAAATCGTGAGTTCAGTCACGGACATATAGAAAACTCTGTACATATCCCGTTAAATGAGCTTGAACGTCGCATTGAAGAGCTCTCAGAGTATCGTGAAAAAGATCTTCTTGTGTACTGCCGATCCGGAAATCGTAGTGCGGTGGCCTCACGCATCCTGCTTCAAAACGGGTTTTCCAGTATCTTCCACCTTGAAAGCGGTATAAGAGGATGGCTCAATGAAGGCAACAATTTGGCAAAAGATTAG
- a CDS encoding RNA polymerase sigma factor yields MQEKEFRAVYNTFAGKVYTFILWLTQSRSSADDILQEVFLKVWRSDSVPKNEEEQLRWLYSVARNATVDHFRKSNRFSKLRQNFKHELLCTPRESAELGFEWEWVEELAETEKAILYLHLRDGYTYREIAEILDLKENNVRIKAFRALKLLRNKLKKKEL; encoded by the coding sequence TTGCAGGAGAAGGAATTCAGAGCAGTCTATAATACCTTTGCCGGTAAGGTATATACCTTTATTCTCTGGCTAACTCAAAGCAGGTCATCTGCCGATGATATTCTCCAGGAGGTGTTTTTAAAGGTTTGGAGAAGTGATTCTGTGCCTAAGAATGAGGAGGAGCAGCTTAGGTGGCTCTATTCGGTGGCTCGCAATGCCACAGTTGATCATTTCAGAAAGAGCAACAGATTTAGCAAACTTCGCCAGAATTTTAAACATGAGCTGCTCTGTACCCCCCGGGAAAGCGCAGAGCTTGGGTTTGAGTGGGAGTGGGTTGAAGAGCTTGCTGAGACAGAGAAGGCTATCCTTTACCTTCATCTTCGGGACGGGTATACTTACAGGGAGATTGCTGAGATACTGGATTTGAAGGAAAACAATGTGAGGATAAAGGCATTCAGAGCGCTTAAATTACTTAGAAACAAGTTAAAGAAGAAGGAATTATGA
- a CDS encoding TetR/AcrR family transcriptional regulator, with the protein MDLKSRRIRKVHSMKRDLIMDAALKVITRDGYQGAKLEDIAREAGFSKASLYHYFPDREALVLKLIIREQNRIIDTCKEILLKNEPVTVVLKDFLNLFLEKIAEKVRFFRAFGDFSGSGLLQFADMAQKHKDLFSEVEAKKDEIQTMMIDFVRDSQNQGQIDSTLDPKTFSVYMLSMIHGILFENWQTEGEQVDLESEAEKLFKFLSPWVTDKNSIETGGVK; encoded by the coding sequence ATGGATTTAAAATCAAGAAGAATAAGAAAAGTACACTCCATGAAGCGGGATCTTATAATGGATGCTGCTCTAAAAGTGATTACCAGGGATGGTTATCAGGGGGCGAAGCTTGAAGACATTGCCCGGGAAGCGGGCTTTTCCAAGGCATCTCTCTACCACTATTTCCCCGATCGTGAGGCGTTGGTTCTGAAACTGATCATAAGAGAACAGAACAGAATAATCGATACGTGTAAAGAAATATTGTTGAAAAATGAACCGGTTACTGTGGTATTAAAGGATTTTTTGAACCTCTTCCTTGAAAAAATAGCTGAAAAGGTTCGGTTTTTCCGAGCTTTTGGTGATTTCTCAGGCAGCGGGTTACTTCAGTTTGCTGATATGGCCCAGAAGCATAAGGATCTCTTTTCTGAGGTGGAAGCCAAAAAGGATGAGATTCAAACTATGATGATTGATTTTGTTAGAGATAGCCAGAATCAGGGACAAATTGATTCCACTCTGGATCCCAAAACGTTCAGTGTTTATATGCTGTCGATGATTCATGGAATTCTTTTTGAAAATTGGCAAACCGAGGGTGAACAAGTTGATTTAGAATCAGAAGCTGAAAAGTTGTTTAAATTTTTAAGTCCCTGGGTTACAGATAAAAACAGTATAGAAACCGGAGGAGTAAAATGA
- a CDS encoding TolC family protein, whose protein sequence is MRKAMVIAILSLLCIASVSTSGENRVMTLEKCIEQALQSNFNLKAAREKVTETEAGVREALAGYMPQVSTSASYTRLINEPDVPDLPLPADQQFSLPGFDVERNIYNASVTVNQPLFTGGRTRAGHQMAKEATNAADNERIATEKELIKDVTQAYYTVLSSRRSLEAIDSSITLLEQLVTDLKNGVEVGMRGEHELLQAQVQLSNQQLTRRQAQSGADAATGFLANLMGLPIDKELLLDDDIPSPSGFEMPELEDLKRSVRRDNPGIKALENQLSVIENQKRIIRSQNLPNIFASGSYSGDKGGSSLGDGWDDNWTVSLALQWNIFDGGAVRQQQRQAQSQYTQLCHRLDYLRSMMEYQVRTEYMALQDAYEAIAISQKGLEQSRRSYEVTYDKFHQGVVPNSELLNAQNSRLQSEIAYYTALSDFYSKLADLEYLVTLD, encoded by the coding sequence ATGAGAAAGGCGATGGTAATTGCAATACTGTCTCTTCTGTGCATTGCCTCTGTCAGCACTTCAGGTGAAAACCGGGTGATGACCCTTGAAAAGTGCATAGAACAGGCGCTTCAGTCCAACTTTAACCTAAAGGCAGCCAGAGAGAAAGTAACCGAAACCGAAGCTGGGGTTCGGGAAGCGCTTGCAGGTTACATGCCTCAGGTAAGTACCTCGGCCAGTTATACACGCCTTATAAACGAACCTGATGTTCCTGATCTCCCCTTACCAGCAGACCAGCAATTTTCTTTGCCTGGCTTTGATGTGGAAAGAAACATCTATAACGCCTCAGTCACTGTTAACCAACCCCTTTTTACCGGCGGCAGGACAAGAGCTGGTCATCAGATGGCAAAAGAGGCTACCAATGCAGCGGATAACGAAAGGATCGCCACCGAAAAAGAGCTTATAAAAGATGTTACCCAGGCTTATTACACAGTACTGTCTTCAAGAAGAAGTCTTGAAGCTATCGACAGCTCCATTACTCTTCTTGAGCAGCTTGTAACAGATTTAAAAAACGGTGTTGAAGTGGGGATGCGTGGAGAGCACGAGCTACTTCAGGCACAGGTACAGCTTTCCAATCAACAACTTACACGAAGACAGGCACAGAGTGGAGCCGATGCTGCAACCGGATTTCTCGCAAATCTTATGGGCTTACCAATAGATAAAGAGTTGCTGCTTGATGATGATATTCCATCTCCTTCGGGATTTGAGATGCCTGAATTAGAAGATCTTAAACGAAGCGTACGAAGAGACAATCCTGGGATCAAAGCTTTGGAAAACCAATTGTCTGTGATAGAGAATCAAAAGAGGATTATTCGGTCTCAAAATCTTCCCAATATTTTTGCTTCAGGATCTTACTCTGGCGATAAAGGTGGTTCTTCACTGGGGGATGGTTGGGATGATAACTGGACCGTTTCTCTTGCCCTGCAATGGAACATTTTTGACGGCGGTGCCGTTCGTCAGCAGCAAAGACAGGCACAGTCTCAATACACCCAACTGTGCCATAGACTTGATTATTTGCGAAGTATGATGGAATATCAGGTTAGAACAGAGTACATGGCGTTGCAGGACGCCTACGAGGCCATTGCAATCAGCCAAAAGGGGCTCGAACAGTCACGACGCTCCTATGAAGTTACTTATGATAAGTTTCATCAGGGAGTCGTTCCCAACAGTGAACTTTTAAACGCCCAGAATTCGCGTCTTCAATCTGAAATAGCCTATTATACTGCTCTGAGTGACTTTTACTCAAAGCTTGCAGATCTTGAATATTTGGTAACATTAGATTAA
- a CDS encoding efflux RND transporter periplasmic adaptor subunit, whose amino-acid sequence MLTSKVASQLKRAVVIPAVLLLSLVATGCFKQESEESAEAQHEVINLPVRASVAQKRDISQRLRFSGNIDASRRLSVAPASPGRINRIYVEEGQNVRQGQLLVKMDDHQLQQSAANLNQLKSDYERIKTLKERGSTTQQAYDQMKAAYESAKAGHSLLQTSVELRAPYAGTIIGKNFNDGEIYNAQLGSIVQLAQLGRMQIEIMVPEREFILLSPGQTALVSVDAFRDTTFRGTIHTVNPSLNPVSRTSRVTVQIDNPDRLLKPGMFARVEILTGTKENTLAVPTAAIVDRDGESFVFTVEDSEAPFETKPSLVPVSTGFITEDYAEITSGIDEGMVVLTENNVSLTENTSIRVLSIDVKE is encoded by the coding sequence ATGCTTACGAGTAAAGTTGCTTCTCAATTAAAAAGAGCAGTTGTCATACCCGCTGTGTTATTGTTGAGTTTGGTTGCAACAGGCTGCTTTAAGCAGGAAAGTGAAGAATCAGCTGAAGCGCAGCACGAAGTGATCAATTTGCCCGTTAGAGCTTCAGTTGCTCAAAAGCGGGATATCTCTCAGCGGCTAAGGTTTTCCGGAAATATAGATGCATCCAGAAGGCTTTCGGTTGCTCCCGCTTCACCGGGAAGGATCAACAGAATTTATGTAGAGGAAGGGCAGAATGTACGACAGGGCCAGCTTCTGGTTAAAATGGATGATCACCAGCTCCAGCAATCTGCTGCTAACCTTAATCAGCTTAAAAGTGATTACGAAAGAATCAAAACCCTTAAAGAGCGGGGAAGTACAACACAACAGGCCTATGATCAAATGAAAGCTGCTTACGAATCGGCAAAAGCGGGGCATTCACTTTTACAGACCTCTGTTGAGCTTAGGGCTCCTTATGCGGGCACGATCATCGGTAAGAACTTCAATGATGGTGAAATTTACAATGCTCAACTGGGATCCATTGTCCAACTGGCTCAACTTGGAAGAATGCAAATAGAAATCATGGTACCTGAAAGAGAATTTATTCTGCTCAGCCCCGGTCAAACCGCTTTGGTTAGTGTTGATGCCTTTCGCGATACCACCTTCAGGGGAACTATACACACTGTTAACCCCTCACTGAATCCCGTAAGCAGAACTTCAAGGGTTACAGTACAGATAGACAATCCCGACAGGTTACTTAAACCCGGTATGTTTGCCAGGGTCGAAATACTGACCGGCACTAAGGAGAACACTCTTGCGGTTCCAACAGCTGCAATTGTAGACCGAGATGGAGAATCCTTTGTTTTTACTGTGGAGGACTCAGAGGCTCCTTTTGAAACTAAGCCTTCATTGGTCCCGGTGTCTACAGGGTTTATTACCGAAGACTATGCTGAAATTACCTCTGGCATTGATGAGGGAATGGTTGTACTCACCGAAAATAATGTCAGTCTTACAGAAAATACATCAATCAGAGTCCTTTCGATTGACGTAAAGGAGTAA